From Deltaproteobacteria bacterium, the proteins below share one genomic window:
- a CDS encoding carboxypeptidase regulatory-like domain-containing protein, whose translation MSKHLLLGWLVAPLIVLGFNGCAPPVYVAKSIRGRVVDAETQQPIEGAVVVADWILLTNVVGFGKHDQRMKISEAVTDANGVYLIPCWGPRLRPPFNAFDYLDPRLIVFKSRYEPVVMDNTLSDWRWMVRASRWDGETLKLAPFRGNSDDRLDQLDRILTGPRGKSASTPNFYREILKEEPLIGIAGKPFFRNVRELLEEGL comes from the coding sequence ATGTCGAAGCATCTGTTGCTCGGATGGCTGGTCGCGCCCCTGATCGTGCTCGGCTTCAACGGCTGCGCCCCGCCCGTATACGTCGCGAAATCCATTCGCGGCAGAGTCGTTGACGCCGAGACGCAGCAGCCCATCGAAGGCGCGGTAGTCGTGGCGGACTGGATTCTTCTCACCAACGTGGTGGGATTTGGCAAGCACGATCAGCGCATGAAGATCTCGGAGGCCGTCACCGACGCGAACGGCGTTTACCTAATCCCCTGTTGGGGGCCGCGTCTACGGCCTCCGTTCAACGCGTTTGACTACCTCGATCCGCGATTGATCGTGTTCAAGAGTCGCTATGAGCCTGTTGTCATGGACAACACTCTTTCCGACTGGCGATGGATGGTCCGCGCATCGCGCTGGGATGGCGAGACGTTGAAGCTCGCGCCCTTCCGCGGAAATTCAGATGACCGATTGGATCAGCTCGATCGAATATTGACGGGACCGCGCGGTAAGTCGGCCTCCACACCAAACTTCTACCGCGAGATCCTAAAGGAAGAGCCGCTCATTGGCATAGCGGGCAAACCGTTTTTTCGCAATGTAAGAGAACTTTTGGAAGAGGGTTTGTGA